One genomic region from Ralstonia pseudosolanacearum encodes:
- a CDS encoding type I polyketide synthase: protein MEKIAIIGMSCRLPGAASLDAFWHLLEQGGHGIGPIPKARWDADALFDANGKLPGKSNSRFGGFIDDVERFDAQFFGISPREAVQMDPQQRILLELFHEAMEDAGLTAGQLGGSDSSVYVGVMSNDYLRHQTEDDYRRIDTHTGGGVGFAMLANRISYQFDLRGPSMAIDTACSSSLTATFHACQSLWTGQSRIAFAAGVNLMLDPTFDIFYAKAGLLAPDGKCKTLSAQANGIGRGEGAGVIVLKPLSDALTDGDRIHAVIRGGAVNHDGRSNGIAAPNRWAQEALLRSATRHAGVSPRDLEYVELHGTGTLIGDPIEANALGTVMNEAGRDTPCWVGSVKSNIGHLEGAAGIAALIKTALSLRHGVIPPSLWFDAPNPHVDFERLPLRVSTRRTAWPDSGKPRMAGVSSFGLGGANAHLVLEQSPLPVTPPGANMDHTHWLLISARSEAALRALAARYVDLLRSGHDRLEAICSAALRRRAVFDHRLSVRGRDRQALIAQLEAYLAGDARAYLHHRRHTRNLLLGLPAAAALDTAKLGDWLRQSVTGSACWNTCHALLAAEGHPVLPEAGAVASTASASLAAADDTAYWHFAAQYSAAVHLIRSGFPVRAVVADGGVGQLAALCATGALPLGQAFEALRTAQPHRPDINSEAASRTRIPCHAAHGALIQPESVQWDADPHAFARTLADMANDGSDIVLLNLHADDAWPSGSAMPDRCHRLIDASDNPYATLFSQLAPAYSPDWRLLAPRHADSAELPHYAWQRESFWLQRRVPPGRGQDGEHDAPRPAAAAVEPAASPEGERDYRHAFASLSAAARQPWLTDFLASRTARVLHMTPGSLDVQVPLNMMGIDSLTAVEIKNLVERELGVPLPVVKFLDGYSVADFAAYLEPRLLEGDPEPAASASPAAAAPRPAAVPATAQPLRADQLDPAQLDSLTDEQVDALLNALLATGA from the coding sequence ATGGAAAAAATCGCGATCATCGGCATGTCCTGCCGGCTGCCGGGTGCGGCCTCGCTGGATGCGTTCTGGCACCTGCTGGAACAGGGGGGGCACGGCATCGGCCCGATTCCAAAGGCACGTTGGGACGCCGACGCGCTGTTTGATGCCAACGGCAAGCTGCCGGGCAAGTCGAACAGCCGGTTCGGTGGCTTCATCGACGACGTGGAGCGCTTCGACGCGCAGTTCTTCGGCATCTCGCCTCGGGAAGCGGTGCAGATGGACCCCCAGCAGCGCATCCTGCTGGAACTGTTCCACGAAGCGATGGAAGATGCCGGTCTCACGGCCGGGCAGCTCGGCGGCAGCGACAGCAGCGTCTATGTCGGCGTCATGAGCAATGACTATCTGCGGCACCAGACGGAAGACGACTACCGCCGCATCGACACGCATACTGGCGGCGGTGTCGGTTTCGCAATGCTGGCCAATCGCATTTCGTACCAGTTCGACCTGCGCGGCCCCAGCATGGCGATCGACACAGCGTGCTCGTCATCGCTGACGGCCACCTTCCACGCCTGCCAGAGCCTCTGGACCGGCCAGTCGCGCATCGCATTTGCCGCCGGCGTCAACCTGATGCTGGATCCGACCTTCGACATCTTCTACGCGAAGGCCGGACTGCTGGCGCCGGATGGGAAATGCAAGACCCTCTCCGCCCAGGCCAACGGCATCGGGCGCGGCGAAGGTGCCGGCGTGATCGTGCTGAAACCGCTGAGCGACGCACTGACCGACGGCGACAGGATCCATGCCGTGATCCGCGGCGGCGCCGTGAACCACGATGGCCGCAGCAACGGCATTGCTGCGCCGAACCGATGGGCGCAGGAGGCCCTGCTGCGCAGTGCCACGCGGCACGCCGGGGTGTCGCCGCGCGATCTGGAGTACGTGGAATTACACGGCACCGGCACACTGATCGGCGACCCGATCGAGGCCAACGCGCTTGGCACGGTCATGAACGAAGCGGGCCGGGATACCCCGTGCTGGGTCGGATCGGTCAAAAGCAATATCGGGCATCTCGAAGGCGCCGCCGGCATCGCCGCCCTGATCAAGACGGCATTGAGCCTGCGGCACGGCGTCATTCCGCCCAGTCTCTGGTTCGATGCACCCAACCCGCACGTCGACTTCGAGCGCCTGCCGCTGCGCGTCAGCACCCGCCGCACCGCTTGGCCGGACAGCGGCAAACCGCGCATGGCCGGCGTAAGCTCGTTCGGCCTGGGCGGTGCCAACGCGCACCTGGTGCTGGAGCAATCGCCGTTGCCGGTGACGCCGCCGGGCGCCAATATGGATCACACGCACTGGCTGTTGATCAGTGCGCGTTCCGAGGCGGCACTGCGTGCGCTGGCGGCGCGCTATGTCGACCTGCTGAGATCGGGCCACGACCGGCTCGAAGCCATCTGCTCCGCGGCATTGCGGCGCCGAGCGGTATTCGACCACCGGCTGAGCGTGCGCGGACGGGATCGCCAGGCATTGATCGCGCAACTCGAGGCCTATCTCGCCGGCGATGCGCGCGCCTACCTCCACCACCGCAGGCACACGCGCAACCTCTTGCTGGGCCTGCCCGCCGCGGCTGCGCTGGACACGGCCAAGCTGGGAGACTGGCTGCGTCAATCGGTGACCGGCAGCGCATGCTGGAACACCTGCCACGCCCTGCTGGCGGCGGAGGGCCACCCCGTGCTGCCGGAAGCCGGGGCCGTCGCATCCACCGCATCCGCCTCGCTGGCGGCCGCCGACGACACAGCCTACTGGCATTTCGCCGCGCAGTATTCGGCTGCTGTGCATCTGATCAGGAGCGGGTTCCCCGTCCGGGCCGTCGTTGCGGACGGTGGCGTGGGGCAACTGGCTGCGCTGTGCGCTACAGGTGCCCTGCCGCTGGGGCAGGCGTTCGAAGCCTTGAGGACGGCTCAACCGCACCGCCCTGACATCAACAGCGAAGCCGCATCCCGGACACGGATCCCGTGCCATGCCGCCCACGGCGCCTTGATCCAGCCGGAGTCCGTGCAGTGGGATGCCGACCCGCACGCCTTCGCCCGAACCCTGGCCGACATGGCGAACGACGGCAGCGACATCGTCCTGCTCAACCTGCATGCCGACGATGCGTGGCCCTCCGGATCGGCGATGCCGGATCGCTGCCACCGGCTGATCGATGCGTCCGACAATCCGTATGCCACGCTGTTCTCGCAGCTGGCGCCGGCATACAGCCCCGACTGGCGGCTGCTCGCGCCGCGACATGCGGATTCCGCGGAGTTGCCGCACTATGCCTGGCAACGTGAATCGTTCTGGCTGCAGAGGCGCGTCCCGCCCGGACGTGGCCAGGACGGAGAACACGATGCGCCCCGCCCAGCCGCTGCCGCTGTGGAACCCGCCGCATCGCCGGAGGGCGAACGCGACTACCGGCACGCATTCGCATCGCTGAGCGCGGCTGCGCGCCAGCCGTGGCTCACCGACTTCCTCGCCTCGCGAACGGCGCGCGTGCTGCATATGACCCCCGGGTCGCTCGATGTGCAGGTGCCGCTCAACATGATGGGCATCGACTCGCTGACGGCGGTCGAGATCAAGA
- a CDS encoding acyl carrier protein, which yields MTSTLAVHNTALAPDLATPDLDEAAIQRWLIAYVASILEAPEDSIDPALPFSHFGLDSVAAVGLSGDLETLMGRKLPATLTWDFPTIELLARHLVQN from the coding sequence ATGACCTCCACACTTGCTGTGCACAACACCGCCCTCGCCCCCGACCTCGCCACCCCTGACCTGGACGAAGCCGCGATCCAGCGCTGGCTGATCGCCTATGTCGCTTCCATCCTCGAAGCGCCGGAGGACAGCATCGATCCGGCCTTGCCCTTCTCCCATTTCGGCCTGGATTCCGTGGCTGCCGTGGGCCTGTCCGGCGATCTCGAAACGCTGATGGGCCGCAAGCTGCCCGCCACCCTGACGTGGGACTTCCCGACAATCGAGCTGCTCGCGCGCCATCTCGTGCAGAACTGA
- a CDS encoding acyl-CoA dehydrogenase, whose amino-acid sequence MLALETHLGSPHDPRQRFSHAARLADDEAQRYPSDAFDSLNAWGMHHYYVPASLGGKLHRLDRLGALMRTVSRRDLTVSISHAVTLLGAAGVWLAGDPALQRSVADRILGGERVSLGLTERAHGGDLLAVETQAEWRDGTYVLNGEKWLINGMSRNTLGTVFVRTAPEGGPRGFSLFLYDKRASAAGLTNLPPISTLGVRGADISGLRFDNAAVPETARIGAPGSGLETVLKILQVTRTLCGSLSLGAAETCLAVTLAFAARREVLGKTVLEIPHSRRLITEAWADLLICDSLTEWALRAFQTVPQQGSVHAAVVKYLVPHLCERLIGQLAVVLGARSYLRDEDGVGIFQKMMRDNLLVGLFDGSSVVNLHSLSFQLRSLMRSWPAAPGQDEAGLAITDLRTAQPDFNWTGLALSASGEDALMRALYASLDALETWARQQDTHASADLCAVARRLRHAAARLSEQVTALTQAQINHSAPVLFDLARHYCLLSAASALLLNWRANREHVQTAACLRSADMLLLLLSRLDDHLSGAGNALPERVYAAALAALQARARLGDGLGLMPADFVTPMFPAPIAA is encoded by the coding sequence ATGCTCGCGCTCGAAACCCATCTGGGATCACCGCATGATCCCCGCCAACGCTTTTCCCATGCAGCCCGGCTCGCCGATGACGAAGCACAGCGCTATCCGTCCGACGCCTTCGACAGCCTCAATGCGTGGGGCATGCATCATTACTACGTGCCGGCCAGCCTCGGCGGCAAGCTGCATCGCCTGGACCGGCTCGGCGCGCTGATGCGCACCGTCTCCCGGCGCGACCTGACGGTCTCCATCAGCCACGCGGTGACCCTGCTGGGCGCGGCCGGTGTCTGGCTCGCCGGTGACCCGGCGTTGCAGCGCAGCGTCGCGGATCGCATCCTCGGCGGCGAGCGCGTATCGCTCGGCCTGACCGAGCGCGCCCATGGCGGTGACCTGCTGGCCGTGGAAACCCAAGCCGAATGGCGCGATGGCACGTACGTGCTCAACGGCGAGAAATGGCTCATCAACGGCATGTCGCGCAACACGCTGGGCACGGTATTCGTCCGCACCGCCCCGGAAGGCGGCCCGCGCGGGTTCTCCCTGTTCCTGTACGACAAGCGCGCATCAGCGGCCGGCCTGACGAATCTGCCGCCCATCAGCACGCTGGGCGTCCGCGGCGCTGACATCAGCGGCCTGCGCTTCGACAACGCCGCCGTTCCGGAAACCGCACGGATCGGCGCGCCCGGCAGCGGACTCGAAACCGTCCTCAAGATCCTGCAGGTGACCCGTACCTTGTGCGGCTCGCTCTCGCTCGGTGCGGCCGAGACATGCCTCGCCGTCACGCTGGCGTTTGCCGCCAGGCGCGAGGTGCTGGGCAAGACGGTGCTGGAGATTCCACACAGCCGGCGCCTCATCACCGAGGCGTGGGCGGACCTCCTGATCTGCGACAGCCTGACGGAATGGGCCCTGCGCGCATTTCAAACGGTGCCGCAGCAGGGCAGCGTGCATGCCGCGGTGGTCAAATATCTGGTGCCGCATCTCTGCGAGCGGCTCATCGGCCAGTTGGCGGTGGTCCTGGGTGCGCGCTCCTACCTGCGGGACGAAGACGGCGTCGGCATCTTCCAGAAGATGATGCGCGACAACCTGCTCGTCGGTCTTTTCGATGGCAGTTCCGTCGTCAATCTCCACAGCCTGTCGTTCCAGTTGCGCAGCCTGATGCGGTCCTGGCCGGCGGCGCCGGGGCAGGACGAGGCAGGGCTGGCGATTACCGACCTGCGCACGGCCCAGCCCGACTTCAACTGGACCGGGCTCGCGCTGTCGGCCAGCGGCGAAGACGCTCTGATGCGTGCCCTCTACGCCAGCCTGGACGCATTGGAGACATGGGCACGGCAGCAGGACACCCACGCCTCGGCAGACCTGTGCGCCGTTGCGCGGCGGCTGAGACATGCCGCGGCCCGTCTCTCGGAGCAGGTCACCGCGCTCACCCAAGCGCAGATCAACCATAGCGCGCCCGTCCTGTTCGATCTGGCCCGTCATTACTGCCTGCTATCGGCGGCTTCGGCACTGCTGTTGAACTGGCGCGCGAACCGCGAACACGTACAGACGGCAGCGTGCCTGCGGTCCGCCGACATGCTGCTGCTCCTGCTCAGCCGCCTGGACGACCACCTGAGCGGTGCCGGCAACGCACTGCCCGAGCGCGTCTACGCCGCCGCCCTCGCCGCCTTGCAGGCACGCGCCCGGCTCGGCGATGGCCTGGGCCTGATGCCTGCCGACTTCGTGACCCCGATGTTTCCTGCCCCCATTGCCGCTTGA
- a CDS encoding fatty acyl-AMP ligase: MPPHSPLFRHYNDLLDYRATHQGSQIAYTYLEDGENITASVTYREFASQVKDVAVELKRYANPGDRVVLLYPSGIDYMVAFFACLYAGLIAVPAFPPRNSKHNARLVAIVKDSGARIALTTQAQLRQMETGIAASEELAALRFLCNDAVPQGGGTGCASADISAETIAFLQYTSGSTGQPKGVMVTHANLIYNQRMLRVGFATHEGATLVTWLPIYHDMGLIGKMLHAFWLGGHCVVMSPIAFLQRPVRWLKAISRFKAHCSGGPNFAYDLCCDKISAEQKAELDLSSWHTAFNGAEPVRRHTLERFSQAFAMTGFKHEALLPCYGMAETTLIVSGRSPTPGPVYQHLDPAAFGTGQAIRSDGADAYAIVGCGHSLLDQAIRIANPHTLAACRPGEVGEIWVAGPHVASGYWEKPETNAATFGAHLSDTGEGPFLRTGDLGYLDGGELYVSGRLKDVLIVRGVNKYPQDIEATVENADTAINTAGVAAFMVDDGREERVVVVAEVTRAGIRKADPQTVTAGIRRLVLETHEVVLSDVVLIRPATLPKTSSGKVQRAQARALYLADQLSRIDREVATADTPGD, from the coding sequence ATGCCCCCGCACAGCCCATTATTCCGTCATTACAACGACCTTCTTGACTATCGCGCCACGCATCAGGGCAGTCAAATCGCGTACACCTATCTGGAGGATGGGGAAAATATCACCGCTTCGGTCACGTATCGTGAATTCGCATCGCAGGTGAAAGATGTTGCCGTTGAATTAAAGCGATATGCGAATCCCGGCGATCGGGTCGTGCTGCTCTATCCGTCCGGCATTGACTATATGGTGGCATTCTTTGCGTGCCTTTATGCCGGCCTGATCGCGGTGCCGGCATTCCCGCCGCGCAACAGCAAGCACAACGCACGACTCGTCGCCATCGTGAAGGATTCGGGCGCGAGAATCGCGCTGACCACGCAAGCCCAGTTGCGCCAGATGGAAACAGGCATCGCCGCCTCGGAGGAACTGGCCGCGCTCCGCTTCCTCTGCAACGACGCCGTGCCGCAGGGCGGCGGCACCGGCTGCGCGTCGGCCGACATCAGCGCCGAAACCATCGCCTTCCTGCAGTACACCTCCGGCTCGACGGGCCAGCCCAAGGGCGTGATGGTGACCCACGCCAACCTGATCTACAACCAGCGCATGCTGCGCGTGGGCTTCGCGACCCATGAAGGCGCCACGCTTGTCACGTGGCTGCCGATCTACCACGACATGGGCCTGATCGGGAAAATGCTGCACGCCTTCTGGCTGGGCGGGCATTGTGTGGTCATGTCGCCGATCGCCTTCCTGCAGCGCCCGGTACGCTGGCTCAAGGCCATCAGCCGGTTCAAGGCGCACTGCAGCGGCGGGCCTAACTTCGCATACGACCTGTGCTGCGACAAGATCAGTGCCGAGCAAAAGGCGGAGCTGGATCTCTCGAGCTGGCACACGGCCTTCAATGGCGCCGAGCCGGTCCGGCGCCATACGCTGGAGCGCTTCAGCCAAGCGTTTGCGATGACGGGCTTCAAGCACGAGGCGCTGCTGCCGTGCTATGGCATGGCGGAAACCACGCTGATCGTCAGCGGGCGCTCCCCCACGCCGGGCCCGGTTTACCAGCATCTCGATCCCGCCGCATTCGGCACGGGGCAGGCGATCAGGTCCGATGGGGCCGATGCCTACGCCATCGTTGGCTGCGGCCACTCGCTGCTGGATCAGGCGATCCGGATCGCGAATCCGCACACCCTGGCGGCATGCAGGCCCGGCGAAGTGGGCGAGATCTGGGTGGCGGGCCCCCATGTCGCCTCGGGCTACTGGGAAAAGCCCGAGACCAACGCCGCAACCTTCGGCGCCCATCTCTCGGACACGGGTGAGGGCCCCTTCCTGCGGACCGGCGACCTCGGCTATCTCGACGGCGGTGAACTGTATGTATCGGGGCGGTTGAAGGATGTGCTGATCGTCCGCGGCGTCAACAAGTATCCGCAGGACATCGAGGCAACCGTGGAGAACGCGGACACCGCCATCAACACCGCCGGCGTCGCGGCCTTCATGGTCGACGATGGTCGCGAAGAGCGCGTCGTGGTCGTCGCGGAAGTCACCCGCGCCGGCATCCGCAAGGCCGATCCGCAAACGGTGACCGCCGGCATCCGCAGGCTGGTCCTCGAAACACACGAAGTCGTGCTCAGCGACGTCGTCCTGATCCGTCCGGCCACGCTGCCCAAGACGAGCAGCGGCAAGGTGCAGCGCGCACAGGCCCGCGCGCTTTATCTCGCAGACCAGTTGAGCCGGATCGACCGTGAAGTGGCCACCGCCGATACGCCCGGCGACTGA
- a CDS encoding type IV toxin-antitoxin system AbiEi family antitoxin domain-containing protein produces MSNKTVQRLLQESQRGHPIDSDMLREMGVSAALAAYMVKSGWLQRLSQGVYLLTGDTPSRDGSIAYLSRCIPGLHVGGKTALAWQGVRHNIAFREKVVLWGQKPYRIPAWVAEHLSYSYQTTTLFDDDFPYEKGLKPLPAGDPAVRVSVPERAILELASDIGKGQSMEEASNLMVGLRNLRSDVLDEFLGHCKRVKVVRLVRDLGLEADFSWARDVQKHVDRLGAGKRWSNQTQNGRLTLKPQ; encoded by the coding sequence ATGAGCAACAAGACAGTCCAGCGGCTCCTGCAAGAAAGCCAGCGCGGCCACCCGATCGATTCCGACATGCTCAGGGAGATGGGGGTGAGCGCAGCGCTCGCAGCGTACATGGTCAAATCCGGTTGGCTGCAGCGTCTCTCGCAGGGGGTCTACCTTCTGACCGGCGACACGCCATCCAGAGACGGCTCGATCGCCTATCTGAGCCGATGCATACCCGGCCTCCATGTCGGTGGCAAAACAGCCCTCGCCTGGCAAGGGGTTCGCCACAACATCGCCTTCCGGGAAAAGGTCGTCCTATGGGGACAGAAGCCGTACCGCATTCCTGCGTGGGTGGCGGAACACCTGAGCTACTCGTACCAGACCACCACCCTGTTCGACGATGATTTCCCCTACGAGAAGGGCCTGAAACCGCTTCCGGCCGGCGACCCCGCGGTGCGGGTCTCTGTGCCGGAGCGAGCCATCCTGGAGCTCGCGAGCGATATCGGGAAGGGCCAGTCGATGGAGGAAGCGAGCAACCTGATGGTCGGCTTGCGCAATCTCCGCTCCGACGTGCTGGACGAGTTTTTGGGCCACTGCAAACGTGTGAAGGTCGTCAGGCTCGTGCGCGACCTCGGGCTGGAGGCCGATTTTTCATGGGCAAGAGACGTTCAGAAGCATGTTGACCGTCTTGGCGCCGGGAAACGATGGTCGAACCAAACGCAGAACGGCCGGCTGACACTCAAACCACAATGA
- a CDS encoding acyl-CoA thioesterase, with amino-acid sequence MNTQSHQLSMTVLMTPDMANFSGNVHGGHILKLLDQVAYACASRYAGRYVVTLSVDQVVFRQPIHVGELVTFLASVNYTGRTSMEIGIKVVTENIRNKVVRHTNSCYFTMVAVDDDGKPADVPSLTPADAQEKERFEAAQQRRALRQEMEQRHKAIKAAYSAAD; translated from the coding sequence ATGAACACGCAATCCCACCAGCTCAGCATGACCGTGCTGATGACCCCGGACATGGCCAACTTCTCGGGCAATGTGCACGGCGGCCACATCCTCAAGCTGCTCGACCAGGTGGCCTACGCCTGCGCCAGCCGCTACGCCGGCCGCTACGTGGTGACCCTGTCGGTGGACCAGGTGGTGTTCCGCCAGCCGATCCATGTGGGCGAACTGGTGACCTTCCTCGCCTCGGTCAACTACACCGGCCGGACCTCGATGGAGATCGGCATCAAGGTCGTGACCGAGAACATCCGCAACAAGGTGGTGCGCCACACCAACAGCTGCTACTTCACCATGGTGGCGGTGGACGACGACGGCAAGCCGGCCGACGTGCCCTCGCTGACGCCCGCGGACGCGCAAGAGAAGGAGCGCTTCGAAGCCGCGCAGCAGCGGCGCGCGCTGCGGCAGGAGATGGAGCAGCGGCACAAGGCGATCAAGGCGGCGTACAGCGCGGCGGATTGA
- a CDS encoding phytanoyl-CoA dioxygenase family protein, with the protein MTTSAPVLAQSHALDAEQQAFFHRHGYLILRALAGPSECAALLAAARAALDTAVPPVELEADVGYAGAPASRDAVGGRTVRRLLDADSRGTPFTDWVRDARVATPIAQLIGAPVRLSLAHHNCVMTKHPAFGTATHWHRDSRYWSFTRNELVSAWLALVEETVDNGCLWVIPGSHTLDLPAGRFDDKLFLRQDLPENRALIDTARPVPLLPGDVLLFHCNTFHAARANQTGAIKFSLVTTYYGTDNTPLPGTRSSARPDPLVG; encoded by the coding sequence ATGACCACGTCTGCCCCCGTGCTCGCCCAGTCGCATGCGCTGGATGCCGAGCAGCAAGCCTTTTTCCATCGGCACGGCTACCTGATCCTGCGCGCGCTGGCCGGCCCGTCCGAATGCGCGGCGCTGCTGGCCGCCGCCCGCGCCGCGCTGGACACCGCGGTGCCGCCGGTCGAGCTGGAGGCCGATGTCGGCTATGCGGGCGCGCCTGCCTCGCGCGATGCCGTGGGCGGCCGGACGGTGCGCCGCCTGCTCGACGCCGATTCGCGCGGCACGCCGTTCACCGACTGGGTCCGCGATGCGCGCGTGGCCACCCCGATCGCCCAGCTGATCGGCGCGCCGGTGCGCCTGTCCCTCGCCCATCACAACTGCGTGATGACCAAGCACCCGGCGTTCGGTACCGCCACGCACTGGCACCGCGACAGCCGCTACTGGTCGTTCACGCGCAACGAGCTGGTGTCGGCCTGGCTGGCGCTGGTGGAGGAAACGGTGGACAACGGCTGCCTGTGGGTCATTCCCGGCAGCCACACGCTCGACCTGCCGGCCGGGCGCTTCGACGACAAGCTGTTCCTGCGCCAGGACCTGCCGGAAAACCGCGCGCTGATCGACACCGCGCGCCCCGTGCCGCTGCTGCCCGGCGACGTGCTGCTCTTCCACTGCAACACGTTCCACGCAGCGCGCGCGAATCAGACTGGCGCCATTAAGTTCTCGCTGGTCACGACCTATTATGGAACGGACAACACACCGTTACCGGGCACGCGCTCGTCGGCGCGGCCCGATCCCCTGGTGGGCTGA
- a CDS encoding DUF2141 domain-containing protein produces the protein MSTSSMSLRRARLAGAVLALLLLGAAASAATLTVTVEGARNRQGTVRAALFRDAAHWLQPERAARADVAALDSVTGDSVTFVYTDLSAGRYALSVFQDANGDGKLDTNPAGLPIEPYGFSRDARGRFGPPAFDDAAIDVQGDQRVTIHLR, from the coding sequence ATGTCCACGTCGTCGATGTCGTTGCGCCGCGCGCGCCTTGCGGGGGCGGTGCTCGCCCTGCTGCTGCTCGGGGCGGCCGCGTCCGCCGCCACGCTGACCGTCACCGTTGAAGGCGCGCGGAACCGCCAGGGCACGGTGCGCGCGGCCCTGTTCCGCGATGCCGCGCACTGGCTCCAGCCGGAGCGCGCCGCGCGGGCGGACGTCGCCGCGCTCGATAGCGTGACGGGCGACAGTGTCACCTTCGTCTACACCGATCTGTCCGCCGGCCGCTACGCGCTGTCGGTGTTCCAGGACGCCAACGGCGACGGCAAGCTCGACACCAACCCGGCCGGCCTGCCCATCGAGCCCTATGGATTCAGCCGCGACGCGCGCGGGCGCTTCGGCCCGCCCGCGTTCGACGATGCCGCCATCGACGTGCAGGGCGACCAGCGCGTGACCATCCACCTGCGCTGA
- a CDS encoding carotenoid oxygenase family protein, giving the protein MERRSFLTAAGLGLAAPFGLTLRDVMAMATESPDAWAAGFAAARAERAWLAGFEGVSADLPPATLTLDLRSGRAGQTATPHVAEFPKIDTRRTGLRHRALFCVANAASRPGADSPIGFDTLMRFDTESGHVQRYRFAQRALVEEHLFVPAGPNAPEGEGWLLGTVFDVEAGRTLLTVFDARNVSAGPVAVAARDGVVPMGFHGLFRPRVAA; this is encoded by the coding sequence ATGGAACGCCGGTCATTTCTCACCGCTGCCGGCCTGGGGCTGGCAGCACCCTTCGGCCTGACGCTGCGTGATGTCATGGCCATGGCAACGGAGTCGCCCGACGCCTGGGCGGCCGGCTTTGCCGCCGCGCGGGCCGAGCGCGCCTGGCTGGCCGGCTTCGAGGGCGTGTCCGCCGACTTGCCGCCCGCCACGCTCACGCTCGATCTGCGCTCGGGCCGCGCCGGGCAGACCGCGACGCCCCACGTGGCCGAGTTCCCCAAGATCGACACGCGCCGCACGGGATTGCGTCATCGCGCGCTGTTCTGCGTGGCGAATGCCGCGTCGCGGCCCGGGGCGGACAGCCCGATCGGCTTCGATACGCTGATGCGGTTCGATACGGAATCCGGCCACGTGCAGCGCTACCGCTTCGCGCAGCGCGCGCTGGTGGAGGAGCACCTGTTCGTGCCGGCCGGGCCGAACGCGCCGGAAGGCGAGGGCTGGCTGCTCGGCACGGTGTTCGACGTGGAGGCGGGCCGTACGCTGCTGACGGTGTTCGATGCGCGCAATGTGTCGGCGGGGCCGGTGGCCGTGGCCGCGCGCGATGGCGTGGTGCCAATGGGGTTCCACGGGCTGTTCCGCCCGCGCGTGGCGGCGTGA